One segment of Panicum virgatum strain AP13 chromosome 3K, P.virgatum_v5, whole genome shotgun sequence DNA contains the following:
- the LOC120700578 gene encoding protein SRC2-like, whose product MSSYQVLEVTLISAKDLKRVTFFTKMRVYAVASISGGDPRLPTHRTYADREGGRNPMWHAPLRFTIPPAADPRGLALHVLLRAERAFGDRDVGEVFVPVQDLAVAAPESSGAEQRHLSYQVRRPNSGRKRGVLHISYRLTDAPAPDAAAHQLTQDPVTSKRHRHHHKGASAITAYPVAPRSGPPYPPPYGPPYGGAYPHHHQYGYGAPPQGAPYGYGYGGNCAGPAARAGGGMGTGLGLGLLGGAVGGLMIGDMIADREVDGAYDGGFMDGMGC is encoded by the coding sequence aTGTCGTCGTACCAGGTGCTGGAGGTGACGCTGATCTCGGCCAAAGACCTGAAGCGGGTGACGTTCTTCACCAAGATGCGCGTGTACGCCGTGGCGTCCATCTCCGGCGGCGACCCCCGGCTGCCGACGCACCGGACGTACGCCGACCGCGAGGGCGGGCGGAACCCGATGTGGCACGCCCCGCTGCGGTTCACCATCCCACCTGCCGCCGACCCGCGCGGCCTCGCGCTGCACGTGCTGCTCCGCGCCGAGCGCGCCTTCGGCGACCGCGACGTCGGCGAGGTGTTCGTGCCCGTCCAGGACCTCGCCGTCGCTGCGCCCGAGAGCTCCGGCGCCGAGCAGCGGCACCTCAGCTACCAGGTGCGCCGCCCCAACAGCGGCCGCAAGCGCGGCGTGCTCCACATCTCCTACAGGCTCACggacgcgccggcgccggacgccgccgcccaccagcTCACGCAAGATCCCGTCACGTCCAAgcggcaccgccaccaccacaagGGCGCGAGCGCGATCACCGCGTACCCGGTGGCTCCCCGCAGCGGCCCGCCTTACCCTCCGCCGTACGGGCCACCCTACGGCGGCGCCTACCCGCACCACCACCAGTACGGGTACGGCGCCCCGCCGCAAGGGGCGCCGTACGGGTACGGGTACGGGGGCAACTGcgccgggccggcggcgagggccggcGGAGGGATGGGAACGgggctcggcctcggcctcctcggcggcgcggtCGGCGGGTTGATGATCGGTGACATGATCGCCGACAGGGAGGTGGACGGGGCGTACGACGGCGGGTTCATGGATGGCATGGGCTGCTAA
- the LOC120697438 gene encoding actin cytoskeleton-regulatory complex protein PAN1-like isoform X2 — protein MSDPAAGGAIVPAAASGGIAWANGAPRFGDMVWGKVKSHPWWPGHIYSVDLTDDAEVHSGRRDGLVLVAFFGDSSYGWFDPQELVPFEDHFAEKAAQGGTSRSSFAAAVAEAVDEVARRSALALLCPCREPDAFRPHPSDGRFFLVDVPGFDTDADYHPDQIQAARDRFVPRGAMDYLLDAAVTQRNAAEVAARTVPGMEMAGLFMAYRRTVFAPRDDTYAEAFGVDPEKVLEAEKQAAADRAQRARPLQGGPRRTQEQATPTPGRRRGGAGGAAARLMEKIVPGASAMKAKASKKDQYLLKRRDAPEPAHRPPPPQLPDAPAPPALEDGPPGFRSGDLPTPPLPGSSLTEEEEFMLQRRAPLVEVPVAGQAAAEGGAAAAGDSAPKKATKAKKPRKREREDAADAGAAGEPKKKKKKKKLTDLDGAAAAAFPAPNVADPNGLDLAQSYENDPPEEPKKSLDKPSAAADGQPVKKKKPVGRPPGAGSDPTKAGVKRRPSDRQEELAVKKKAKLDKIKTLSSEKKAGGLEQRDSSSSAAQPPQARPGAKEMAGAKKKEPAPAPRIRTPSPTALMMKFPIKSTLPSVASLKARFARFGPLDVDGIRVYWKSHMCRVIYRFRSDAEAALRYARANAMFGQVDTQYHLREVEAAAGREPPAPEAAPPQRSDLRLMETAPFRPGSSGNGAPLPMSRAAVPARPAGGQQPKSILKKSTDDGAAGAAREVPRVKFMLDAGDGKLEPPAPPATGTDSGKVPKSVGFAAAPPTRTLQPPMRPAQLPLQQPPRTAAAAIHQLPPPPPHLPYQPRPTEAPPAFSNSQAPLPPYPPRHGEAPSALPGPPPLPYPPRSAGFPGQQLQHQQPPRPGSNAADEAAPAWKRSKEEFKDEVWRLMTGIARMVEPLTDRNGFFPYHLFRAQ, from the exons ATGtccgaccccgccgccggcggcgcaatcgtccccgccgccgcctccggcggcATCGCGTGGGCGAACGGCGCCCCCCGCTTCGGCGACATGGTCTGGGGCAAGGTGAAGTCCCACCCGTGGTGGCCGGGCCACATCTACAGCGTCGACCTCACCGACGACGCGGAGGTCCACAGCGGACGCCGCGACGGGCTCGTCCTTGTCGCCTTCTTCGGCGACTCCAGCTACGGCTGGTTCGATCCGCAGGAGCTGGTCCCATTCGAGGACCACTTCGCCGAGAAGGCGGCCCAGGGCGGCACCtcccgcagcagcttcgccgccgccgtcgcggaagCCGTCGACGAGGTCGCCCGCCGCAGCGCGCTTGCGCTGCTCTGCCCGTGTCGGGAACCCGATGCGTTCCGTCCCCACCCCAGCGACGGCAGATTCTTCCTGGTCGACGTCCCGGGATTCGACACCGACGCAGACTACCACCCCGACCAGATCCAGGCGGCACGGGATCGATTCGTGCCGCGGGGGGCGATGGACTACCTGCTGGATGCCGCCGTGACGCAGCGCAACGCGGCGGAAGTCGCCGCGCGCACCGTGCCGGGTATGGAGATGGCCGGGCTGTTCATGGCGTACCGCCGCACAGTGTTTGCGCCGCGCGACGACACCTACGCCGAGGCGTTCGGGGTGGATCCGGAGAAGGTGCTTGAAGCCGAGAAGCAAGCGGCAGCTGACCGAGCTCAGCGAG CTCGGCCGCTCCAGGGTGGGCCCAGGAGGACGCAGGAGCAGGCCACGCCGACGCCCGGCcgccggaggggcggcgccggcggggccgcCGCCAGGCTCATGGAGAAGATCGTGCCGGGGGCATCCGCCATGAAGGCCAAGGCCAGCAAGAAGGACCAGTACCTGCTCAAGCGCCGGGACGCGCCGGAGCCcgcccaccgcccgccgccgccgcagctcccggACGCCCCGGCACCGCCCGCGCTCGAGGACGGCCCGCCGGGGTTCCGCTCCGGGGACCtgcccacgccgccgctgcccgggAGCTCCctcaccgaggaggaggagttcATGCTgcagcgccgcgcgccgctcgtcGAGGTCCCTGTCGCCGGacaggcggcggccgagggggGCGCAGCCGCGGCCGGCGACTCCGCGCCCAAGAAGGCCACCAAGGCCAAGAAGCCCCGCAAGCGCGAGCGGGAGGACGCTGCTGACGCCGGCGCGGCTGGCGagcccaagaagaagaagaaaaagaagaagcttACCGACCTggacggcgcggccgccgccgctttcCCGGCCCCCAACGTGGCCGACCCGAACGGGCTTGACCTGGCGCAG AGCTACGAGAACGACCCGCCCGAGGAGCCCAAGAAGAGCCTGGACAAGCCCAGCGCCGCAGCCGACGGCCAgccggtgaagaagaagaagccggTCGGGAGACCACCCGGCGCCGGCAGTGACCCCACCAAAGCCGGCGTTAAGCGCCGGCCGTCGgaccggcaggaggagctggccGTGAAGAAGAAAGCCAAACTCGACAAGATTAAGACACTGTCCAGCGAGAAGAAAGCCGGCGGCCTGGAGCAGAGAGACAGCAGCAGCTCTGCTGCGCAGCCGCCGCAGGCACGCCCTGGCGCCAAGGAGATGGCCGGCGCCAAGAAGAaggagccggcgccggcgccgaggatCCGGACCCCGTCGCCGACGGCACTGATGATGAAGTTCCCGATCAAGAGCACGCTGCCGTCGGTGGCGTCGCTCAAGGCGCGGTTCGCGCGGTTCGGGCCGCTGGACGTGGACGGCATCCGCGTGTACTGGAAGTCCCACATGTGCCGCGTCATCTACAGGTTCCGGTCCGACGCCGAGGCCGCGCTCAGGTACGCCCGGGCCAACGCCATGTTCGGGCAGGTGGACACCCAGTACCACCtccgcgaggtcgaggcggcggcgggccgcgagccgccggcgccggaggccgCGCCCCCGCAGCGCTCCGACCTGCGGCTCATGGAGACCGCCCCGTTCAGGCCTGGCAGCTCCGGGAACGGCGCCCCCCTACCCATGTCCAGGGCCGCCGTGCCGGCGCGCCCGGCTGGGGGACAGCAGCCCAAGTCCATCCTGAAGAAGAGCACCGATGACGGCGCGGCTGGCGCCGCCAGGGAGGTCCCTCGGGTCAAGTTCATGCTGGACGCTGGGGATGGCAAGCTCGAGCCGCCTGCTCCGCCGGCAACCGGCACGGACAGCGGCAAGGTCCCCAAGTCGGTCGGTTTTGCTGCGGCGCCACCCACGCGCACCCTGCAGCCGCCCATGCGCCCCGCGCAGCTGCCCCTGCAGCAGCctccccgcaccgccgccgccgccatccatcagctcccgccgccaccgccgcacctgCCATACCAGCCTCGCCCCACCGAGGCGCCGCCAGCCTTCTCCAACAgccaggcgccgctgccgccgtacccacctcgccacggcgaggcccCGTCCGCGCtccccgggccgccgccgctgccgtacCCACCTCGCTCCGCCGGCTTCCCCGGCCAGCAGCTGCAGCATCAGcagccgccccgccccggcagCAACGCCGCCGACGAGGCTGCGCCCGCGTGGAAGAGGAGCAAGGAGGAGTTCAAGGACGAGGTGTGGAGGCTCATGACGGGGATCGCCAGGATGGTGGAGCCGCTCACAGACAGGAACGGCTTCTTCCCCTACCACCTCTTCCGGGCGCAGTGA
- the LOC120697438 gene encoding actin cytoskeleton-regulatory complex protein PAN1-like isoform X1, with product MSDPAAGGAIVPAAASGGIAWANGAPRFGDMVWGKVKSHPWWPGHIYSVDLTDDAEVHSGRRDGLVLVAFFGDSSYGWFDPQELVPFEDHFAEKAAQGGTSRSSFAAAVAEAVDEVARRSALALLCPCREPDAFRPHPSDGRFFLVDVPGFDTDADYHPDQIQAARDRFVPRGAMDYLLDAAVTQRNAAEVAARTVPGMEMAGLFMAYRRTVFAPRDDTYAEAFGVDPEKVLEAEKQAAADRAQRARPLQGGPRRTQEQATPTPGRRRGGAGGAAARLMEKIVPGASAMKAKASKKDQYLLKRRDAPEPAHRPPPPQLPDAPAPPALEDGPPGFRSGDLPTPPLPGSSLTEEEEFMLQRRAPLVEVPVAGQAAAEGGAAAAGDSAPKKATKAKKPRKREREDAADAGAAGEPKKKKKKKKLTDLDGAAAAAFPAPNVADPNGLDLAQVLSDIRNLPLAPFSGADRRISDAARSLVLAFRSKYYKKSYENDPPEEPKKSLDKPSAAADGQPVKKKKPVGRPPGAGSDPTKAGVKRRPSDRQEELAVKKKAKLDKIKTLSSEKKAGGLEQRDSSSSAAQPPQARPGAKEMAGAKKKEPAPAPRIRTPSPTALMMKFPIKSTLPSVASLKARFARFGPLDVDGIRVYWKSHMCRVIYRFRSDAEAALRYARANAMFGQVDTQYHLREVEAAAGREPPAPEAAPPQRSDLRLMETAPFRPGSSGNGAPLPMSRAAVPARPAGGQQPKSILKKSTDDGAAGAAREVPRVKFMLDAGDGKLEPPAPPATGTDSGKVPKSVGFAAAPPTRTLQPPMRPAQLPLQQPPRTAAAAIHQLPPPPPHLPYQPRPTEAPPAFSNSQAPLPPYPPRHGEAPSALPGPPPLPYPPRSAGFPGQQLQHQQPPRPGSNAADEAAPAWKRSKEEFKDEVWRLMTGIARMVEPLTDRNGFFPYHLFRAQ from the exons ATGtccgaccccgccgccggcggcgcaatcgtccccgccgccgcctccggcggcATCGCGTGGGCGAACGGCGCCCCCCGCTTCGGCGACATGGTCTGGGGCAAGGTGAAGTCCCACCCGTGGTGGCCGGGCCACATCTACAGCGTCGACCTCACCGACGACGCGGAGGTCCACAGCGGACGCCGCGACGGGCTCGTCCTTGTCGCCTTCTTCGGCGACTCCAGCTACGGCTGGTTCGATCCGCAGGAGCTGGTCCCATTCGAGGACCACTTCGCCGAGAAGGCGGCCCAGGGCGGCACCtcccgcagcagcttcgccgccgccgtcgcggaagCCGTCGACGAGGTCGCCCGCCGCAGCGCGCTTGCGCTGCTCTGCCCGTGTCGGGAACCCGATGCGTTCCGTCCCCACCCCAGCGACGGCAGATTCTTCCTGGTCGACGTCCCGGGATTCGACACCGACGCAGACTACCACCCCGACCAGATCCAGGCGGCACGGGATCGATTCGTGCCGCGGGGGGCGATGGACTACCTGCTGGATGCCGCCGTGACGCAGCGCAACGCGGCGGAAGTCGCCGCGCGCACCGTGCCGGGTATGGAGATGGCCGGGCTGTTCATGGCGTACCGCCGCACAGTGTTTGCGCCGCGCGACGACACCTACGCCGAGGCGTTCGGGGTGGATCCGGAGAAGGTGCTTGAAGCCGAGAAGCAAGCGGCAGCTGACCGAGCTCAGCGAG CTCGGCCGCTCCAGGGTGGGCCCAGGAGGACGCAGGAGCAGGCCACGCCGACGCCCGGCcgccggaggggcggcgccggcggggccgcCGCCAGGCTCATGGAGAAGATCGTGCCGGGGGCATCCGCCATGAAGGCCAAGGCCAGCAAGAAGGACCAGTACCTGCTCAAGCGCCGGGACGCGCCGGAGCCcgcccaccgcccgccgccgccgcagctcccggACGCCCCGGCACCGCCCGCGCTCGAGGACGGCCCGCCGGGGTTCCGCTCCGGGGACCtgcccacgccgccgctgcccgggAGCTCCctcaccgaggaggaggagttcATGCTgcagcgccgcgcgccgctcgtcGAGGTCCCTGTCGCCGGacaggcggcggccgagggggGCGCAGCCGCGGCCGGCGACTCCGCGCCCAAGAAGGCCACCAAGGCCAAGAAGCCCCGCAAGCGCGAGCGGGAGGACGCTGCTGACGCCGGCGCGGCTGGCGagcccaagaagaagaagaaaaagaagaagcttACCGACCTggacggcgcggccgccgccgctttcCCGGCCCCCAACGTGGCCGACCCGAACGGGCTTGACCTGGCGCAGGTACTATCGGACATCCGGAACCTCCCGCTCGCTCCCTTCAGTGGCGCCGACCGTCGCATCTCTGACGCCGCTCGCTCCTTGGTCCTCGCGTTCCGCTCCAAATACTACAAGAAGAGCTACGAGAACGACCCGCCCGAGGAGCCCAAGAAGAGCCTGGACAAGCCCAGCGCCGCAGCCGACGGCCAgccggtgaagaagaagaagccggTCGGGAGACCACCCGGCGCCGGCAGTGACCCCACCAAAGCCGGCGTTAAGCGCCGGCCGTCGgaccggcaggaggagctggccGTGAAGAAGAAAGCCAAACTCGACAAGATTAAGACACTGTCCAGCGAGAAGAAAGCCGGCGGCCTGGAGCAGAGAGACAGCAGCAGCTCTGCTGCGCAGCCGCCGCAGGCACGCCCTGGCGCCAAGGAGATGGCCGGCGCCAAGAAGAaggagccggcgccggcgccgaggatCCGGACCCCGTCGCCGACGGCACTGATGATGAAGTTCCCGATCAAGAGCACGCTGCCGTCGGTGGCGTCGCTCAAGGCGCGGTTCGCGCGGTTCGGGCCGCTGGACGTGGACGGCATCCGCGTGTACTGGAAGTCCCACATGTGCCGCGTCATCTACAGGTTCCGGTCCGACGCCGAGGCCGCGCTCAGGTACGCCCGGGCCAACGCCATGTTCGGGCAGGTGGACACCCAGTACCACCtccgcgaggtcgaggcggcggcgggccgcgagccgccggcgccggaggccgCGCCCCCGCAGCGCTCCGACCTGCGGCTCATGGAGACCGCCCCGTTCAGGCCTGGCAGCTCCGGGAACGGCGCCCCCCTACCCATGTCCAGGGCCGCCGTGCCGGCGCGCCCGGCTGGGGGACAGCAGCCCAAGTCCATCCTGAAGAAGAGCACCGATGACGGCGCGGCTGGCGCCGCCAGGGAGGTCCCTCGGGTCAAGTTCATGCTGGACGCTGGGGATGGCAAGCTCGAGCCGCCTGCTCCGCCGGCAACCGGCACGGACAGCGGCAAGGTCCCCAAGTCGGTCGGTTTTGCTGCGGCGCCACCCACGCGCACCCTGCAGCCGCCCATGCGCCCCGCGCAGCTGCCCCTGCAGCAGCctccccgcaccgccgccgccgccatccatcagctcccgccgccaccgccgcacctgCCATACCAGCCTCGCCCCACCGAGGCGCCGCCAGCCTTCTCCAACAgccaggcgccgctgccgccgtacccacctcgccacggcgaggcccCGTCCGCGCtccccgggccgccgccgctgccgtacCCACCTCGCTCCGCCGGCTTCCCCGGCCAGCAGCTGCAGCATCAGcagccgccccgccccggcagCAACGCCGCCGACGAGGCTGCGCCCGCGTGGAAGAGGAGCAAGGAGGAGTTCAAGGACGAGGTGTGGAGGCTCATGACGGGGATCGCCAGGATGGTGGAGCCGCTCACAGACAGGAACGGCTTCTTCCCCTACCACCTCTTCCGGGCGCAGTGA
- the LOC120697439 gene encoding 1-aminocyclopropane-1-carboxylate oxidase-like, which produces MVVPVIDFSKLNGAERAETMAQIANGCEEWGFFQLVNHGIPLELLERVKKVCSECYRLREAGFKASEPVRTLEALVEAERRGEAVTPVDDMDWEDIFYIHDGNQWPSDPPAFKETMREYRAELRKLAERVMEAMDENLGLEKGAIQRAFSGEGRHEPFFGTKVSHYPPCPRPDLITGLRAHTDAGGVILLFQDDQVGGLEVLKDGQWTDVQPLAGAIVVNTGDQIEVLSNGRYRSAWHRVLPMRDGNRRSIASFYNPANEATISPAVAAGEAYPKYVFGDYMDVYAKQKFQAKEPRFEAVKAPKSSPAA; this is translated from the exons ATGGTGGTTCCGGTGATCGACTTCTCCAAGCTTAACGgcgccgagagggccgagaccATGGCGCAGATCGCCAATGGCTGCGAGGAGTGGGGATTCTTTCAG CTGGTGAACCATGGCATCCCGCTGGAGCTTCTTGAGCGCGTCAAGAAGGTGTGCTCCGAGTGCTACCGCCTCCGGGAGGCAGGGTTCAAGGCGTCGGAGCCGGTGCGCACGCTGGAGGCGCTCGtggaggcggagcggcgcggcgaggcggtgaCGCCGGTGGACGACATGGACTGGGAAGACATCTTCTACATCCACGACGGCAACCAGTGGCCGTCCGACCCACCGGCGTTCAAGGAGACGATGCGCGAGTACCGCGCCGAGCTCAGGAAGCTCGCGGAGCGCGTGATGGAGGCCATGGACGAGAACCTCGGGCTGGAGAAGGGCGCCATCCAGCGCGCCTTCTCCGGCGAGGGGCGGCACGAGCCCTTCTTCGGCACCAAGGTCAGCCACTACCCGCCGTGCCCGCGCCCGGACCTCATCACCGGCCTGCGCGCGCAcacggacgccggcggcgtcaTCCTGCTGTTCCAGGACGACCAGGTCGGCGGCCTCGAGGTGCTCAAGGACGGCCAGTGGACCGACGTgcagccgctcgccggcgccatCGTCGTCAACACCGGCGACCAGATCGAGGTGCTCAGCAACGGCCGCTACCGCAGCGCGTGGCACCGCGTGCTGCCCATGCGCGACGGCAACCGCCGCTCCATCGCCTCCTTCTACAACCCGGCGAACGAGGCCACCatctcgccggcggtggccgccggcgaggcgtaCCCCAAGTACGTCTTCGGCGACTACATGGATGTGTACGCCAAGCAGAAGTTCCAGGCCAAGGAGCCACGGTTCGAGGCCGTCAAGGCGCCCAAGTCATCTCCCGCGGCTTGA